The sequence below is a genomic window from Raphanus sativus cultivar WK10039 unplaced genomic scaffold, ASM80110v3 Scaffold2311, whole genome shotgun sequence.
ttgtatttttaatttgtctTTATATGTACCGACACCTTGGCAACCTTGCACGTCACATCATACAAAAACGTAGACTATATACCATAAACAAATTTTGATTTAGTAAACTAATAGAAATGATTAGTTTAATCATACCACAAAATATCTTAAATCACATAGAAGGGATCCATCGATATCTAAGTAAGGGAGTTTGGACACCCGTACACGTTTGATTAATCTTCACACGGTAAGAAAAGTACTAATCCTTTGTTATTGGTATTAATACTATTTTTCTAATGAAAGGTGAAAACGAGTTTGTATACTACAAAACTGATATTCCCGAAATGCTAATCACGTTTGTCATTGACTTGAGGATAATTAGCTTATTAATCGTTAGCATGTAAAAGCGAACATCCTAGGCAACCCCGGAAGAAAAATAGTGAACGATAGAAATCCTTCCGCTTACATATACCAGGGATATCGTGAatgtctaaaaaaaaatttaatttgtgTTCATAAATTCGACATCTAGcaacattttttttatccaTTCATATTTAACATCTGATACGCTAACTAATTGACATCCTCATTAGCTATCCAGTAAATCTGCAACCTgtgtaaatataagaaaataataatctatcCCAATTTAGAAACTCCACACAATAGTAAAACCATTTTTAAACATAGcgcaataatatatacatacccaGAAAAATAGTTAAGGCGAGATTttttaacagaaataaaaaatgaatctcCATGAGTTCCTCTCAGATCTATGCGAACTCTTTCGGTCCGTCCAAAaagttgtgtttcttttttattggtTTTTCCTGTAGTTATCAGCTATGTAAACAATTTTGTTCGCCTCATCCTTGAAACTACCAGTGTGttctaattcaaatttgaagtatGAGAAATTAGTGAATCCTTCCATGGCGTACATGTCTCAGTGGACAACTTCAGaaagtagaacaaagaacatagaaaagttatactaatcaagttttcagtaggactatgaaattatatcaatttaaggAGTTTCAATGATATGTGACACTGAATAGAGCGATTTAGAGTGTAATGGTTTATCATTGGATGTGAGAGTTAAGCGACAAAATGGGAGAACCCTATGCCATATTCAAAGACAGTGCAAAAGAATAGACGGTTAGGAAGCTTTTTGGGTATGTCTGACGCATCAGCCTCACCTTTTAAAGGTTATTTAGAAACTGAGTGCCATAGGCCgcaagttaatttaaaatgaccCAACAATCATTAATTCATTACATAATCACGTTCGATAACAAACTGCCGAGGGCCGTAAAATcaccggaaaaacgtaattcgGACACCAATGATGATGATTTAAACTGACTCAGTCCAAAAACCGAAAttcttaaaaacttaatttttcacTCGTTTCATCCTATAATCGagtagtatatttaaaaattcatgaagTTTTCATGAAAATGGCAAAAACGAAGAAACTGATGTATAACTCTTGAAAAATTATGAGCTGTCGGAGTCAATATTGCAGAAAGTCTAAAAGtctaaagaagaagacgacttgtaaaaatcataattgcctttcattaaatttaatcataaaaaatgcAAAACACATGTTCACTATTCGAACTCGGGTTGTGAGCTTCTTTAATGATACATAAACCACTGCACTAAGTGATATTTAGTGATATTTATATgaatacatattattttaaaacaaaaatataaagatgagTCCcacaaacatttattaaaatctgatgTGGACACcttaagaagagaagaaagtgtctcattatatatatgattttttttcttgttacacaaaaatgtcattttacaattctaatataaattatatttataatcaactgaaaattaattataaactacattaatttttaaataattttatttatctcaaatactattggtcagagatgtgtaattaataacaacaaacatatatttcTGTCACTTTTTAATCtatgtgaaaaatatcaaaatgacgCTTATTAAAAAAGGAGAGAATACAAAACTATGacatttttgataaattttccCGGTTATATGAGGTGGGATATTCGATAACCAGATTGcaatcaattttcaaaaatgaaaatgaacTGTGTTCATTACTTTTTTAGAGTAACTGTGTCTCATTGCTCTCTTAATAGACCTGAGCCCTACCTACAAATAGGGTTGtacattttatccgttaaatttgattcgattcgttattcgtttCGATACGATCCAAAAATTCTGGATATTCGTAAACTTTCGaatcaaaacaaatactaaaaattaatatccatTAAAAtcgaaacaaatcacaaatattaaaaaaatatatcatgcaaaaaaaaaatttacaaacaaaaatttgtatcgaattttaatttttatcttatatatcatgcaaacaaatattttacaaaacaaattttgtatcgaatttttaagattatttgtattaatcaaaacaaatgagatattcGTAAGTATTCGTAAATATccacaaatatttatttattttccggatatccgtttttcagGATATCCGTATATtccagaaacaaaacaaataaaaaaattagatattcgTAACTTACGaatcaaatcacaaataccttcaaaaccCCGGATATTCGATATGTGACCAGACCTACGTACAAGGCTACGACTACAACTCGAAAGGTGATTGATAAAAACAAGCATATACAAGGGTACTTGCGTCTTTTgatcttttaagttttaacccTTCAATGTTTGTAAAATAAAACGCTTTTGCTGCAAGGAAAATtcatctagtttttttttgtttggtagaATAGCTGTTCATAAATGATCTCGTCGTGTTGACAGACGAGCTCGGTGATTTCCAGATAAAGGGAGCGATATAAGCACTACTACAGTTCTTTCGATCAAACTCAATCACTGTTAGGAAATCACCTTCCCCGAAAGTCCTGTTAACAGAGTTGTGTTGACAGAAAccaatcaataaaaataaactcaGCTATTGTGTTGAAAAGTGATGAGAACTAAAAAGAAGATGCAACAATGAACATAGCACAAaagcagtttacaaaaaaaaaacaatgaccATAGTAACCATAAATCACAGAAGAATTACATGAACCTCCAGACTTTTATTTTCGACGTAAAACAATGTCGTCAAAAGACACAAGCTtagcaacagcagcagcagcagattTAGACTTTTCCCTTTTCAGTTCAACTTTGAGATCCAACAAAGTCAGCTCCAGGTTCTTGATGCGTTGCTCAACTTCTTGGACCCGAGATCCATCCGCATCTGCATTGTTTCTCTCCAAGGACACCTCCTCAAGCTTTGACTTTAACCAATCCAGCTTGAATCCCGCTTCTGCTAGCTCATTCAACTGGCTCTCAGCGTTGCTTAGCTCAGTATTAGAAAAGCTCTGTGGAGGCTTGCGCAGTGTCTCGATGAGGCTGAGAAGAAGATTCATGTATGCTGCCTTCACACCTTTGTCCTTTGGTTTGAAATCAATAGCAATGTTTGGGTGTtccttgaaaattttgtgcaccGAATCATACTGCCAGCAAGAAAAGGTGTGCAGGTTGTTACAAATGAAAGTCATATATCAATAAGTACTGGAgagataattaatatataaaaatggttAGAGTCAATCCAGTTATGGCcagttttaaattgaaaacttATATTGAACATAGGTCAAATACTATTATTTAGTTAACCACAACATCCAGTTATCCAAAGGGAAGCTCCTTAACATACCTGACTATAAAGAACCTCAAAACCCTTGAGAACTAACGTCTCTTGCCCGGTTAACTCTGCTTCATGAACAATGTCAACTACTTCTACATCCACTTTAATGATCAGTTTGCTATTTTCCAGAAATCCTTCTTCTTTAAGCTTGCTAAGTGGCAATGTCTTATGACCCCAGGGTGAGAGCTGAGCGCAGAATAAACATGATCTTTCTgcaagacaaaaaaatattaaaatataaactcttCTTTCAAGCAGGTATGGTGTAAAATTTATGTTCCTATATACTCAAAATATGGAAGATATTCTGGACAATAGCCCTGATTTCTTCATGATCCACTTTTATATCTTTCATATACTCTAGTGTTTACTCGAGAAGTTCTCACTAAATGTTTGGTATCAACTGAAAGGTCAAACATTCCTccctaaaaaaatatttttcgcAATAGTATCAAtgtttaaaccaaaataaaaacattacattTATTTCATAAACTAAGATGTTATGCATAAAACACAAtgattaaacaattttttttctttctacaaaaatataatcaaactGCAAAATATAATTGGTTAAAttgttttcaataaattttaaacatagaAATGccaaaaaattacatttataaacatcatttttttataaaaaaaaacatcatatattaCAAGAGGGATGGGATATAAAACATGGAAGAAGAttttgttttgatcaaaaacaTGGAAGAAGATATGATCACTATTACCAGTTGCGCGGTGGAGAACCTTTCCGGATTGGTTCAAAAGAGTGAATCGAAAGTTAGCTTTCCTTTCCCATCCAGTTCGCAATGATTTAGGATTATAAACGCATAGGTACACACTCAAGTGATCATCAAATAATATGGTTTCCTTGGGATGAACTAGAAGATACCTAAAGGATTAAAAACAAAGAGTACTCATTCTAGCTAGTTTCATATAAACATTGATTCTTCTCGCTTACCATTCACACCCGCCGCTTAAAAACTTTGGAGACTTTATCGGATATATATTGTCGGAGAAGTTATCTATCTCGAACGTGTAACTCGTTTGCAACTGATCACTCTTATCTGTTCAAAAACGATCTCTTAGCCTTTGTTTCTTTGAGTTTTGAGGGATAAAACAACCAAACAAAGCTGAAGGCGAAGGAAATCATGAGAAATTACGACTTACCTGAGATACTCTTCTGCATTTGATTCCCCATATCTTATGATGAGGCTTCTTCATTCAAGCGGTAGAATAGTTTTTGAAAGAAAGTGCAAAGCGAAACCCTAATTATTTAGGAGAGATTAAACACCGAGTATTTATAAGCCTAAATCTACAAAATCTCACAAAATATAATACTGGATAAATTTCCTTACAATTTAGTTACAAGATTTACAACAAAAAGAATCTTGTAACTGAATACAAAACAATAACTGTATCAAAATTTCAGTTTGAAAAAgttcaattataatatttaggttttgtaagattttatttttacatgatacattcatctatattattaaaactgaattacaaattatatttatttgaaaatatggatagtaattttttaaaaaagaagtttatttgaaaatatagatattagaTTAAAAAAGAAGTTTGTTTGGAgcagttttaaaagaaaaaaaagtttgttttggaaatatggatagtagtttttaaaaaagatttgtttggaaacatagataacagattaaaaaaaaaattttggaaacatgaataaacGTTTAAGagaatgaataattttttttaaaacatgaattttggatttttatatattcaagtatttaaaccaacttaaaagatcatatatatattttggatgttttatatacattaaatctaaaatgattaatatatatcagTATATAAGTctattttggatacatttgggtattcaaaatatttttttttcggaTCAGATGTGGTTTCAGTTTTCTAGAtacaaaaaattgaataatttggatatttaattaatttcagtTCGGATTTGATACTATTTTTTGGATAGGGATCGGTCAATTTTTTGGATTCAGGTTTTTTTGCCCAGCCttaatattaacatgaaaaataaataacaatatatctTATAAAAAATACACTCAAACGGACACACatatcaaaatctaaatctagtattattatttaaatttgaaatattctaTATAACTAAATTGGAATAGAATAAACCAATAAAACAATGCTCTCTATGAATATGGATAGATAGAAACTTTAAAATAGGTTCTCTCGGCtacccaaaaaaaatattactccGTACTAGTTAATTTCGAAAAAATTAAGGAGACTTAATAtgtttactagattttgacccgcgcttcgaaagcgcgggtattatttttcacttttataaaatatattatttgtttgtaattattgaatttatttattttaataaaattttctttataataaattcgacatagagtgtctctgataaactatgtatttctttagttttttttattcgctcttcaatcaacatatttatttggcttgttgttaaaataaatgattatactttgatctctgcacctccgcggatgtatatttttaaaaatatgatgatatttgtttttcatgtaattattatggtttggcaaaatgaatccgaggaacagaactgataccaatccgtaaatatagtaccaaatctgaacataaattgattaaatattcgaattatttaaaattttgttagttagagaaccgaatcggatccgaaccgaagtattcgtgtacctgaatttatctaaaaatagatttatatatttatatatatatattatttttgtattttgatgtatataaaacatcaagaatgatacctttaaattactttaaaatacttgaaaatatatatagatagtcaaaaacaaatatctgaaatagttaaagtatattcaaatcaccaaaaaaatacttaaaataattattgatttcgtatccaaatttttaaatcataccaattgatatgttaagcttaggtattctgacatatgttattaaatttataggtaatatattactttatttatagattttgagaaatttaaaatatatagtgatttaaaactttaaaaataatttaaatatgttatccaaacccaaaccaaacccgtaaagatccgaatcaaactcaaacaaaaatttagaaacatcgtaataggactgaaatatttgaccttgaaaacccgaaacgcaaactgatcagaaccaaacccgtatggatgtctgaaaacccatccttagtcattattatatatcgtataatttcatcatataattaatcatattttatatgtaccataaTATAAGTAATGATATAATTAATActtatttaatatgtatcatcatataaataattacatatattatattttaaaatttaatatgaaatatgaaatataaaaaccataatttgaatTGGTATTttaaattgggctttgtattgtatttttcttatatatattgacaacattcttttataatggatttaataacttaagcccattattttttctatttaatactactatctttgtttccaaacaatttttttttaaaagactacaatccatgtttccaaacacaccaaatttttttaatactcttatccaagtatccaaacacaccgaatttgtacttcagctttaataagatagatgtgtcATAAACACTATAATATTACCAGGCCTAAGCACCTCATTTGGTTGTTTGACTGATCAAGCAAGGAGTATAGTGATGGGACAGCCAAAAAATGATTAAGAAAAACTATCAAGCAAACTTGTTTGAGATACAAAggaagacaaaaaaaactaaaacaaaaaaataaacactcacCAAACTTTCACTAGAAAAACACATTTAGTGTTTTTAGAAGCAAGCCAAAAAGAATTTCTTTATCAAAATGCGTATGCACTCAAATGGAGAAACTCTTGGAGGAGCAGCAGCTGTAGCAGATTTGTTATTCTCCTTCTCCGGTTCAATTTTGAGTGCAGAAGATGGTTCCTTCCTCTTCAAGGAAACTTCCTCAAGCTTTGACTTCAACCAATCCAGCTTAAAGCCAGCATCAGTTAGCTCGCTCAACTCGCTGCCTGCGTTGCTTAGCTCAGTCTCCGACAAGCTCTGAGGAGGCTTGTCTAGTGTCTGGACTAGACCGAGGAGAATATTCATGTATGCTGTCTTCACCTCTCTGATTTCTGATCTAATATCTACCGCAACGTCTGGGTGCTTCACAAACATGTTGCATACTGAAACAGCCTGCCAGTGTTACACAGAAATGCTAACTAGATACAAAGTTCAGACTGTATCTTTAATTGGATATACAGacgaaaacaaaaagaaaagacccaaaaatccatatatatatatatatatactggtTCATTGACGTACCTGACTATTAAGAACATGGAAACCGTGAACAACTACAATCTCATTCTCTGTTGATTTTCCTTCATAAACAACTTTAGTTACTTTAATGTCGACTTCAATGGTTAGTTTGTTGTTCTCCATAAACCCATCTTGTTGAAGCTTGGTAAGAGTCAACACTTTGATAATACCCCAGCTTGGAGTCTCAGCACAGAACAATCTGCTTTTTTCTGTATGTACATAAAAAGATAAATCAACTTTTCTTTCATCAAATCAGGTATGATGTATAATCAATCGCACTGCTTATAAGACCATGTTCaatatattttgctattttttctctaaaacaaaataattttcttatatatatatatagaggaaAATAGAGAAATGTGTTAGAGGTGCCCTCTAACTTGTAAGTCCTGAAattcaagagaaaaaaaagaaaactgaagATATGATCATATCATTTATACCAACGGTTGTATGTAGAACTTTGCCAGATTGattcaacaaaacaaaacaaaaactagcTTGTCTTCTCCATCCAGGTAGCAGTGTTCGAGGATTCACAACGCTTAGGGAGAGAGACAAGTGATCATCCACAATTTTTCCCTCCGGATAAACACAAAGATACCTAACAGAAGAAACCTTTTTACTATCAGCTCAAACATCTATCTAAGAC
It includes:
- the LOC108837265 gene encoding MATH domain and coiled-coil domain-containing protein At2g42460-like — its product is MGNQMQKSISDKSDQLQTSYTFEIDNFSDNIYPIKSPKFLSGGCEWYLLVHPKETILFDDHLSVYLCVYNPKSLRTGWERKANFRFTLLNQSGKVLHRATERSCLFCAQLSPWGHKTLPLSKLKEEGFLENSKLIIKVDVEVVDIVHEAELTGQETLVLKGFEVLYSQYDSVHKIFKEHPNIAIDFKPKDKGVKAAYMNLLLSLIETLRKPPQSFSNTELSNAESQLNELAEAGFKLDWLKSKLEEVSLERNNADADGSRVQEVEQRIKNLELTLLDLKVELKREKSKSAAAAVAKLVSFDDIVLRRK
- the LOC130505483 gene encoding MATH domain and coiled-coil domain-containing protein At2g42460-like — protein: MEKALSWEINNFSEKNSAMKSDRFSSGGCEWYLCVYPEGKIVDDHLSLSLSVVNPRTLLPGWRRQASFCFVLLNQSGKVLHTTVEKSRLFCAETPSWGIIKVLTLTKLQQDGFMENNKLTIEVDIKVTKVVYEGKSTENEIVVVHGFHVLNSQAVSVCNMFVKHPDVAVDIRSEIREVKTAYMNILLGLVQTLDKPPQSLSETELSNAGSELSELTDAGFKLDWLKSKLEEVSLKRKEPSSALKIEPEKENNKSATAAAPPRVSPFECIRILIKKFFLACF